The segment TGTTCTAATATATTTAGAacaaattaagaaattaaagaaaaataaagaggCTAGTCTATATTTCCCCAGtcttccttttattttttatagtatcgTTGGAGATATGCCAGGGTACATGTGACtgtttgttttacatttaaaaataagtattctGTTTTATCTACATACTATATTGAATTGCGTTTCCGTTGTATAATTGTTTGTAGAGGTATtacttgataaatatttaattatatccaTCCACTCTGCAGTCtgtagcaaataaaaattataataactctaaaataattctttttttttagctAATAACAAGAATTAAGGAATAAGcctaaaaaacaatacaaatatgcTTATTTATGCTatgtaatacttttttaaacatcaaaatatattttagaaatctgTATTTCGTCCGTTCCGCATGATTACATCTAACAATCTAACTAAAAGTATATCtgtatataagtaataagtatatttaccacttaaattaaactatttttcggattttatcgcggttttaatattttactttcctCCCAAcctttcgaaaactttgcagccttcatggtcacggggggggactgagttgttgttcatccgcaaagtcaaagttacaatatcttacctacatttaacaatttataacttttttataaatgtttgttggtggtccgatctacgcagagtGAGCTCACAGTATATTTACCACTGTTACTCATAATAAATGTCCAATTTTTAGTACAATGCCGAAGGTAGCAGTCTACTACTTCCCCCTTAAGGCCTTGGCGGAGGGCTTGCGGATGCTGCTGGCGTATGGCGGCCAGGAGTTCGATGACAAGCGAATCACAAAGGAAGACTTCGCTGAACTCAAACCAAGTAAGTCATTCATATTTGACGATTTTAAGCCGTATATCGAAGGATTTTAGCAGTCAGAGCAcaataatatagttaatatatCCAAGGAAGGATTATGTCAGGGTAGCAAACaatgaaatgtaaacaaacattaccattttttcgaaatatttagataaatttaatCGCTGAATATTACTGTTGGTAAGTTGTTAATACTGGATTAGATAAGTTTAGTATAAcggttttatgaatattaaaaaaacgaatctatttacatacatacatacatacatacataacatcacgcatttatccccgaaggggtatgcagaggcgcaactagggcacccacttttcgccaagtatgttccgtgtcccatgatgtgatagggggcgagagcctatcgccatatcgggcacaaattccagactccgggctgatactgagcagaaaaacccaaatatcactttgcccgacccgggattcgaacccaggacctcagagcgctattgtaccggacatgcaatacaactacgccaccgaggcagtctcagtCAGTCACGAATCTATTTTACTTAACTAAGTGATAAGTGTTTGTATAAACATTGAAAGATTTGATGTTATGGGTTGCCTTGAGTTTCGATAATCGTTTGTGTCATAATAtaagtgatatttttaattgtaattgttttttaaattaagtgttgGCACTCAGTCtgctatttgtaaaaatataggcAAATTTACTTGTTGATGTATGTTTACTGTTTGTTGcccaaattaaaatacaaataaaatatttggtaggTAGTGTATCGAATAatgctaaaattaattttatataggatAAGAATTTTACTCAGTTTTCAGTTTTTAATAAGGAAATAAAGAACTTTGCCATGTTGTGGCAAAATGAAGAAGAAAGTTAATAAATTTCTTTGTTAGTTAATGGTTACGCACACAGTTATTATACTTATCAAGTTTactatgatattttttgttgttgtttactATGCTTATTAATTTAGCTTCATGATAtgttaaatcataaattattaattattgtttttcgtCCTGATAGTTGATCCTTgtaaatataaagcattatGCCAAGGTTATGATGCCAAGTCACTTCAAAACGGATTCGGCAGATTTCCACGTGCATCCTAGATTAATAGTTCAACAATGTCATGAGTACCTGAGTTTAACAAGATGATTGTGAGTGACGTACAAGTCTTTTGATACTGATTGATGAGGCATTTGCAACtctaaatatacatactatTGGTTCATTGTCCAGCTAGTTTGATATTTGCTGgcggtggatatattttatatccgcctggatagcgaccagcatacacaaggtgttaaaacctgccatagtagttcacgtaagtgtgccgcgttccgggatcagtttgtgtatatctggttccaacaggcaggcataattgtgtagacagCCTATATGAAAACTGtccttgaaaaataaaacagtgcTTGCAGACTGTGGCTTGGCCAAAGAAATAGACATATCGGACCTACCTAGACGGCCCCTCGGACACGAAGTCACCACCATTTGAGTGACATTAATTCGAATTTTCCAGAGATGCCATTCGGACAGATGCCGGTACTTGAGATTGATGGTAAGCAGTACGCGCAGAGCACATCAATCGCGCGCTACCTCGGCCACAAGTACGGGCTCGCCGGCAACGACATCGAGGAGGACTTCGAGATCGATCAGGTCATGGAGTTCTTAACGGACATCCGCATGAGTAAGTAtgcgaaaataataataataaataataataacagccctgtattatatacttgcccattgctgagcacgggcctcctctactactgagagggattaggccttaatccaccacgctgggctagtgcgtattggtagacttcacacaccttcgaaattcctatagagaacttctcagatgtgcaggtttcctcaccatgttttccttcaccgttaaagcgaacgataaattcacaaagtcataattctttaataattcATGAAGTCATAATTATTGAACGGATAAGGTGccatccataaattacgtcacacgAATTTTGTCTTTTCCCCGTTCTTTATCACGTGGTCACATTTGCGGGACCTCTCTCCACCACTGGTGACGTAACATTGCACTTTTACATACACCTTATATGTACAGCCAGAGAgatctacttttttttttataatttatgttcggTGCTTTTGCCATGTCACTTAGTTGACCTGCCCCCGTTCCTCTTAacgtgtgacgtaatttatggatggACTTTAATGACAGTAATCATATAGGGTGTAGATGTATAAAGAGAATAATTTTGATACTAGAAAATAGTGGGGTATTAGCGAAGATGTAACTAGAGGTCACTTCGTAGGACAAAAGGGCCAGTATATCTGGATTCTGGAGCTTCATACACCTTTagcacaatataaattataattagtttttactCACTTCATCTACTAATTTCATTAGATCAAAGCAAATCTAAATCATGGTTATAAGTTGGGATAAAACTTAATATCGTACATCCTTATgcgaaatattttcaattattagtCCAcatgtataataatgtttacagCCGCCGCGACAGTCCGCTACGAACAGAATGAGGAGCTGAAAGCTAAGAAGCAAGCTGAACTGCTGGAGACCAAATACCCCTTCTACCTGAAGAAACTCGACGAGATCATAACCAAGAACAACGGCTTCCTCGCTCTTGGCAgagtaagtattttttctttttagaccGCTATGGCAATGACTTCATTGTGCCTAATGGTAACCGAAGTGGGGTCAAGATAGAGTGTCAATTgtatctctcgccagtcgacattattatgtCAGCCTGTTTGCCAACagacttatttataattagattttgtcGGCTTTCGTCTTCGTGATTAAATTTTTCGAGGATAAAgacccactttatatttttctggaatATGGAGCCTATACTTTAAGTTAGAAGTCTAGCAATACATCATTAAAACTGAATTCCAtttcatgcagtagtttttgcgtgatgtgtgtacatACATAAAGACAGATAGACTAAATTTCTAAAATCTGTTTAGCTTCTGTTGCTCtcatatgcataaatgcgatcagCAAATcggtctaatgataattatatgttacactagctgacccgacagacgtcccgtcttaaggttatagcttaaggtccatttttcatacattttgtttcacctttaatctgggtaactaaacaagtattggcaagtaaagaatttaaattcacgtctagttagtgattagttctcgcagttgaaagaaaaacgtaaaaataattaataatcatggatatttcggcctttaaaatttcgtcatattaaatttatgaaaatggaccttaagctataaccttaactatgaatttgcagcgcgcattctgtcaatcgctgacagttatttcaaataattgacagttacataaaatttatatttcgttaagttttcttaattatttttttaattgaattatgtttttgacttttttctttcacaagaaccttctgacactaacaaacacaacaacaaaaaatagtgaaatcggtccagccgttcacgcgtgatggcgtgaccaagggaaatagggattcatttttatatacttatgtaaAAGATAAAGACCATTGGGCAGCCGGtagaatctggttatatggactGGTCGCTACTGGAgtcttatattattttctttttcagcTGACCTGGGCAGATTTCGTGTTCGCCGGCTTATTCGATTGCCTTAAAGTGATGCTCGATATGCCTGATCTTGAGGAGAAGCATCCCGTCTTCAAGAAGCCCATCGAAGCCGTCCTCTCCATTCCCAAGGTCAAGGCTTATGTCGACGCCGCGCCTGAAACAcctttttaaatcataaaccactgatttatttgtatttttatatatgttaataaatgcttattattttaagtattattatattgaataaatatattttaatatgatttgtatttttttatttactgatttACAAGTTGTTTATTGGTGCTGCTGACTGTATTATAGTGACTTTTTTAAACGGCTAAgtacttgactgcctcggtggcgtagttgtactgcatgcgcagtaaTGATAAATGTTGccaaaacggggaaaatttattactactGAGAGCTTCCCTTGCGTaggctgcgtaaacagttaaagttatacaacaattatgtatgacgaatttgttcctcttaaaaatattcaaagaaatatattataaatcaaagtcccAGTCACATATGTCTGCCTGACTAAAcgcggtaaactcaaaaactacgcaACGTATTTAGAtagttttagaccctgggaagaatataggctactgggaaaatatatagcgtgacttttataacggaaaacctTAGCCAGACAAAactatcacgcgggcgaagccgcgggcaaaagctagtaatatatatacaggctgatcccggaacgcgacacacgtgggccatatggcgagttttaacaccttgtgtacggtggtcgtatTATCCTACCGATAGCAGATTAGTTTTTGCTTGCTGTTCTCTCACGTTATACCTAATCCGTATCAAACCATAATATACGCAGGGTCATTTTACAAACGAACACCCCATTACGGTCGCCAATGAAGGCCGCCATATGGAATTTAGATGTCGTTAAATCTACTTTATTTTCTATCTAATTAACGAATTAGTGCTGTTTTAAGGAaggaaagtttttttatacggataACTATAACTTAATTCTTTTTCGTCTTACTATAGTTAGATCGCGAGCAATGTGCTGGGTTGGAGGAAGGAAAACGAAAACCCCATTTCACACGATATCAAGACTACTAGGATATTTCTCAAGATATT is part of the Manduca sexta isolate Smith_Timp_Sample1 chromosome 10, JHU_Msex_v1.0, whole genome shotgun sequence genome and harbors:
- the LOC115441806 gene encoding glutathione S-transferase 2-like, which translates into the protein MPKVAVYYFPLKALAEGLRMLLAYGGQEFDDKRITKEDFAELKPKMPFGQMPVLEIDGKQYAQSTSIARYLGHKYGLAGNDIEEDFEIDQVMEFLTDIRMTAATVRYEQNEELKAKKQAELLETKYPFYLKKLDEIITKNNGFLALGRLTWADFVFAGLFDCLKVMLDMPDLEEKHPVFKKPIEAVLSIPKVKAYVDAAPETPF